One part of the Chitinivibrionales bacterium genome encodes these proteins:
- a CDS encoding RluA family pseudouridine synthase, with the protein MKSPNDVVEIAVDSSDAGARLDVFAARHIPSLSRAKIQSHIESGLILRNGRPAKKKTALAEGDIVSFDKARLSASAASRLVPQNIPLDVLYEDDYLLAVNKPPGMVVHPGSGNREGTLVHALLYHVKSLSAGFAPDRPGIVHRLDKDTSGVLLVAKTDQTHRKLARLFSSREIKKEYLGFCIGKRPQAHASLGAPLGRSRRDPVKRAVRGDGKEALTEYWLLTNRCGISMMKFAPHTGRTHQIRVHCSAAGFPVLADSLYGGGKDALGRIPVLERPFAASVFKCFDRHALHAHTITFVHPHTNREQTISAPLPGDFRKAAGLFENDGGKLSASFHS; encoded by the coding sequence ATGAAAAGCCCAAACGATGTGGTTGAAATAGCCGTGGACTCGTCGGACGCCGGCGCGCGTCTTGACGTTTTTGCCGCGCGCCATATACCGTCGCTCTCTCGCGCGAAAATCCAGTCCCATATTGAGTCCGGATTGATTTTGCGCAACGGCAGGCCCGCAAAGAAAAAAACGGCTCTTGCCGAAGGCGACATTGTCTCTTTTGACAAGGCACGTCTGTCCGCGTCGGCAGCGTCGAGGCTTGTCCCGCAGAATATTCCGCTCGATGTTCTTTACGAAGACGATTATCTGCTTGCGGTGAACAAGCCGCCCGGCATGGTGGTGCATCCGGGCAGCGGGAACAGGGAGGGGACGCTTGTCCATGCGCTCCTCTATCATGTCAAGTCGCTGTCGGCGGGCTTTGCGCCCGACAGGCCGGGCATCGTGCACCGGCTTGACAAGGACACGTCGGGCGTGCTGCTGGTGGCAAAGACCGACCAAACCCACCGGAAGCTCGCCCGTCTCTTTTCTTCGCGCGAAATAAAAAAGGAATATCTTGGATTCTGCATTGGAAAGCGGCCCCAGGCGCACGCGAGCCTGGGAGCGCCGCTCGGCCGCTCGCGCCGCGACCCGGTCAAACGCGCGGTGCGCGGCGACGGCAAGGAGGCGCTCACCGAATACTGGCTCCTGACGAACCGCTGCGGCATATCGATGATGAAATTCGCGCCGCATACGGGCCGCACGCACCAGATCCGCGTGCACTGCAGCGCGGCCGGGTTTCCCGTGCTTGCCGATTCACTTTACGGCGGGGGAAAGGACGCGCTCGGCCGCATTCCCGTTCTGGAAAGGCCGTTTGCCGCAAGCGTGTTCAAATGCTTTGACCGCCACGCGCTTCATGCGCACACCATTACCTTTGTCCATCCCCATACGAACAGGGAGCAGACGATTTCCGCGCCGCTGCCCGGGGATTTTAGAAAAGCAGCGGGATTATTTGAAAATGACGGCGGGAAATTGTCAGCGTCTTTTCATTCGTGA